In one Lonchura striata isolate bLonStr1 unplaced genomic scaffold, bLonStr1.mat Scaffold_203, whole genome shotgun sequence genomic region, the following are encoded:
- the LOC144248631 gene encoding uncharacterized protein LOC144248631, giving the protein MAGFQPGPRSVPRRGNRDGLEKEGTTLKGPLGDVGRGQKGLVPTVTPSTQLRAQGRDPRYHGTDTPGTAARYCNSDPHVMEQRRTAVGWLCRCNHEYLSPFLTDRRVTPTLSISLLPSSSQPSPGHLLCSLVDFYPAHTQLRWFQGQQELSVVATDMVPNGDWTHQLLVLLETPTRAGLTSTCQVEHVSLEHPLSQHWDTGEELGALKMLAGTGDSELGFIFLALGIWFYLHKKGGSPSRTRCKTRRENHDDSEEEGDRPSLYPLREVPTAPRVTGYVNVPINMGDVRAFSKEMQKLMDNPLGVAERLDEFLGNIIYSYDDICTILSSLFNAEEQDMIRQAAIND; this is encoded by the exons ATGGCGGGCTTCCAGCCAGGCCCGCGTTCGGTTCCGCGGCGTGGGAACCGGGatgggctggagaaggagggaaCCACCCTCAAGGGCCCACTCGGGGATGTGGGCAGGGGACAGAAGGGGCTGGTCCCGACGGTGACACCATCGACGCAGCTGCGAGCGCAGGGGAGGGACCCGAG ATACCACGGGACAGATactccagggacagcagccaggtACTGCAACAGCGACCCGCACGTTATGGAGCAAAGAAGGACTGCGGTGGGCTGGCTCTGCCGGTGCAACCACGAGTATCTCAGCCCGTTCCTCACGGATCGCCGAG TCACCCCCACCTTGTCGATCTCTCTTCTGCCCtcgagctcccagcccagccccggccacctgctctgctccttggtGGATTTCTACCCGGCCCACacccagctgaggtggttccagggccagcaggagctctctgtggtggccaccgacatggtccccaacggggactggacccaccagctcctggtgctgcttgAAACCCCAACCCGGGCCGggctcacctccacctgccAGGTGGAGCACGTCAGCCTGGAGCACCCCCTGAGCCAGCACTGGGATACAGGGGAGGAATTGGGGGCACT CAAGATGCTGGCAGGAACTGGAGACTCCGAGTTGGGCTTCatcttcctggcactggggatctGGTTCTACCTGCACAAGAAAGGGGGGTCCC CTAGCAGAACACGGTGCAAGACACGGAGAGAAAACCATGACGAtagtgaggaggaaggggacagACCCAGTCTTTACCCTCTAAGAGAAGTACCAACTGCTCCCAGAGTCACTGGGTACGTAAATGTGCCGATCAATATGGGAGATGTAAGAGCTTTCAGcaaggaaatgcagaaattaatgGATAATCCTCTAGGGGTGGCAGAGAGGCTGGAtgaatttttggggaacatCATCTATTCATATGATGACATCTGCACCATTCTAAGCTCGTTATTCAACGCCGAGGAACAGGACATGATACGGCAGGCTGCAATAAATGATTGA